From one Butyricimonas faecihominis genomic stretch:
- a CDS encoding DUF368 domain-containing protein codes for MEKKKNYLLLVLRGCAMGAADVIPGVSGGTIAFITGIYEELIESIRSINLKALRLLGTFQLKEFWKHINGNFLISVVAGIAISIFSLAKLMKYLLETHPLYIWSFFFGLIIISALMVSREIKKWDILTITSLIVGAIIAYTITVLSPTSTPNDWWFILLSGAIAICAMILPGISGAFILLLLGKYEYIITAVSEFNIPVLLTFLVGAVAGIVAFSHLLSWLLKNYHGMTVALLTGFMVGSLNKIWPWKITDTELVNGIAFNVEKNVLPNTFEQVNGSDPLVWQAILMCIIGILLIWGIEKLAVVLKK; via the coding sequence ATGGAGAAGAAAAAGAACTACTTACTATTAGTACTTAGAGGATGTGCCATGGGTGCCGCAGACGTAATCCCGGGTGTTTCAGGAGGTACTATTGCATTTATCACGGGTATCTATGAAGAGTTGATCGAGTCGATTCGGTCAATAAACCTGAAAGCATTACGTTTGTTGGGAACCTTCCAGCTAAAAGAGTTTTGGAAACACATTAACGGAAACTTTTTAATTTCTGTCGTTGCAGGTATTGCCATATCCATATTTTCACTGGCAAAATTGATGAAATACTTGCTAGAAACCCACCCGTTATACATTTGGTCCTTTTTCTTTGGTCTCATCATTATTTCTGCCCTCATGGTTTCAAGAGAAATAAAAAAATGGGATATACTAACCATCACCTCGTTAATCGTTGGCGCCATCATCGCGTACACGATCACGGTTCTCTCCCCAACCAGTACTCCGAATGACTGGTGGTTTATTCTCCTTTCCGGGGCTATCGCCATTTGCGCCATGATCCTACCGGGAATATCCGGTGCCTTCATTCTGTTACTTTTAGGGAAATACGAATACATCATTACCGCCGTCAGCGAATTCAACATTCCCGTTCTACTTACCTTCTTAGTTGGAGCTGTGGCTGGTATAGTCGCTTTCTCACACTTGCTATCCTGGTTATTGAAAAACTATCATGGAATGACAGTAGCCCTATTAACAGGATTCATGGTCGGATCACTCAACAAAATCTGGCCCTGGAAAATTACAGATACAGAACTGGTTAACGGGATTGCTTTTAATGTTGAAAAAAACGTTCTCCCCAATACCTTCGAGCAAGTTAACGGGAGCGATCCTCTTGTATGGCAGGCAATCCTCATGTGTATCATTGGTATTTTACTCATCTGGGGTATTGAAAAACTAGCCGTAGTACTAAAAAAATAG